One window of Felis catus isolate Fca126 chromosome D4, F.catus_Fca126_mat1.0, whole genome shotgun sequence genomic DNA carries:
- the CCL19 gene encoding C-C motif chemokine 19, whose product MASPAAALLTLSLLILWTSPALGGANDAEDCCLSVTQRPIPGNIVRAFHYLLIKDGCRVPAVVFTTLRGHQLCAPPDQPWVDRIIRRLQKNTAKNKRHSS is encoded by the exons ATGGCATCCCCTGCAGCTGCACTACTGACCCTCAGCCTGCTGATTCTCTGGACCTCTCCTG CTCTGGGTGGTGCCAACGATGCTGAAGACTGCTGCCTGTCTGTAACCCAGCGCCCCATCCCTGGGAATATCGTGCGGGCCTTTCATTACCTCCTCATCAAGGATGGCTGTAGAGTGCCTGCTGTCGT GTTCACCACACTGAGAGGTCACCAGCTCTGTGCACCCCCAGACCAGCCCTGGGTGGACCGCATCATCCGGAGACTGCAGAAGAACACTGCAAAG AATAAGCGCCACAGCAGTTAA
- the CCL21 gene encoding C-C motif chemokine 21, with translation MAQSLALSLLVLVLAFCIPWTQGSDGGAQDCCLKYSLRKIPAQVVRSYRKQEPSRGCPISAILFSPRKRSQPELCADPKETWVQQLMQRLDKPPAPRKQVQGCKRDKGAPKSGKKGKGSKGCKRTEQPQTPKGS, from the exons ATGGCTCAGTCATTGGCTCTGAGCCTCCTTGTCCTGGTCCTGGCCTTCTGCATCCCCTGGACCCAAG GCAGTGATGGAGGGGCGCAGGATTGTTGCCTCAAGTACAGCCTAAGGAAGATTCCCGCCCAGGTTGTCCGCAGCTACCGGAAGCAGGAGCCAAGCAGGGGCTGCCCCATCTCAGCTATCCT GTTCTCACCTCGGAAGCGCTCTCAGCCAGAGCTATGCGCAGACCCTAAAGAGACCTGGGTGCAGCAGCTGATGCAACGTCTGGACAAGCCACCAGCCCCACGGAAACAAGTCCAGGGCTGTAAGAGGGACAAaggagcccccaagtctggcaaGAAGGGAAAGGGCTCCAAAGGCTGTAAGAG gACTGAACAGCCACAGACCCCAAAAGGGTCATAG